The genomic interval TCGACCAGCCGCGGGCGCGGGACCCGCGCAGCATGCCGGTCAGGTGGGCCACCGACTGCTCGGTCGGCACCGGCGGCCGGCCGTCGAGCGGCAGCGTGTCGTTGACTCCGAAGGAGAACACCACCCGGCCGTCGACGTCGGCCGGTAATCGGCGCGCGCATTCGGCCTCCCAGCGCGCCGCGATATCCGCGGAACTCTCCCGCCGCACCCCGAGGTTGTAGTAGGTCAGCGGCTGACCGGCCCCGGCCGCGCGCGCCGCGAGGCGGCCCGCCCAGCCCAGGCACTGGCGGTCCCCCAGACCGGCCACCAGTGAGTCACCCACGAAGCAGATACGGACATCACGAACCACCGTGTGATGGTTTCACGCCGGGCACCGGTTGTCGGGACAAAGGCCGGAATCCACGCACGGCACGCACGCAATAAGATCGCGGTGGTTTGTCCGGGAGGGAGTACGCATGGCAACGGAGGCGCCGCTACCGCGGTGGTTCATCGATCTACTGGCGCATCGTCGCTGGATCCACCGGACCCGCCCGTTCCCGCACGTCTACGTCCGTGACGTCTTCACCGAGGTGTTCTACCGGCGGCTGGCCGAGGAATTCGAGCGCGTGCACCGGGAGCCGGGCCGGTTCACGCCGGTCGCCGAGGGCTACGGCGCGACGGGGGTGAGCCTGGCGGCCGTGCGCGACGGTCCCCTGGAGGTGTTCCTGTCGCGGGCCTGGCACGACGTGATCGAGCGGGTCGC from Nocardia wallacei carries:
- a CDS encoding GDSL-type esterase/lipase family protein, which gives rise to MVRDVRICFVGDSLVAGLGDRQCLGWAGRLAARAAGAGQPLTYYNLGVRRESSADIAARWEAECARRLPADVDGRVVFSFGVNDTLPLDGRPPVPTEQSVAHLTGMLRGSRARGWSTLVVAPPPVDDDEHNGRTAKLDAAFSEACDSEGVSYVRVHQALRNSGTWMREVSGGDGYHPSAAGYEEFASLIVPHWLLWLSEPGAGLPVVR